Proteins from a genomic interval of Paenibacillus lentus:
- a CDS encoding IS3 family transposase, giving the protein MQGYSISLVLRILEVERSTYYAHVNRPNQQTERILRNGRSAPGYSYTQDNKRISDEQICEWIMELLADEYTSVYGYRKLTKMLRRQHHLVINKKKVYRLCKKMNVLRPQRKLKAKHPKRLANNKVITASNQLWETDIKYGWLEGEQRFFFLMSIIDVFDRAIVAYHHGLSCEAKDLVQITQEALMKRQLFDKANRPIIRSDNGPQFISHRFAEACEQFGIIHERIPPKTPNKNAHIESFHSILESECYQRHDFESYQQAYKIVSGFIYNYNRNRIHGSIYDMSPYEYMEAVRQGNVRPKEINV; this is encoded by the coding sequence ATGCAGGGCTATTCAATCAGCCTTGTGCTGCGCATTCTGGAAGTGGAGCGTTCCACATATTATGCACATGTGAATCGCCCGAATCAGCAAACTGAGCGAATCCTCAGGAACGGTCGCTCCGCGCCTGGTTACTCATATACGCAAGACAACAAGCGAATTAGCGATGAGCAAATCTGTGAGTGGATCATGGAGCTGTTGGCCGATGAGTACACGTCTGTCTACGGATACCGCAAGCTGACAAAGATGCTGAGGCGCCAGCACCACCTTGTGATTAACAAGAAGAAAGTCTATCGGCTGTGCAAGAAAATGAATGTGCTTCGCCCTCAGCGGAAGCTCAAGGCCAAGCATCCGAAACGACTCGCAAATAACAAAGTCATTACCGCTTCCAATCAACTGTGGGAAACGGATATTAAGTATGGTTGGCTCGAAGGTGAACAGCGCTTTTTCTTCCTGATGAGCATCATCGATGTGTTCGACCGAGCAATTGTTGCTTATCATCATGGCTTGTCCTGCGAGGCTAAGGATCTGGTTCAAATCACGCAGGAGGCACTAATGAAGCGCCAGCTCTTTGACAAGGCGAATCGACCAATTATTCGATCGGATAACGGTCCACAGTTCATTAGCCATCGGTTTGCGGAGGCTTGTGAACAGTTTGGAATTATCCACGAACGAATACCGCCTAAGACGCCGAATAAGAACGCCCACATCGAGTCTTTTCACTCGATCCTTGAATCGGAATGTTACCAGCGCCACGATTTTGAGAGCTACCAACAGGCATATAAGATCGTTAGCGGTTTTATCTACAATTACAATCGCAATCGCATCCATGGAAGCATATATGATATGTCGCCGTACGAATACATGGAAGCAGTCCGGCAAGGCAATGTAAGACCCAAGGAAATCAACGTGTAA
- a CDS encoding transposase, which translates to MERKRYDLNFKKKVVSKGHEIGNMTAVARQHDLDPKMVLRWARELKRKDLDELDGDALKHASFVPTASDYAALEKEHEKLKKLYAEQALEREILRDLLKKTNPHLRIK; encoded by the coding sequence ATGGAAAGAAAACGGTATGATCTGAACTTCAAGAAAAAGGTTGTATCCAAGGGGCATGAAATCGGCAATATGACGGCAGTAGCCAGGCAGCATGATCTTGATCCGAAGATGGTGCTGCGCTGGGCAAGAGAATTGAAACGCAAGGATCTTGACGAATTGGATGGCGATGCTTTGAAGCATGCTTCATTCGTTCCTACAGCCTCAGATTATGCAGCCTTGGAGAAGGAGCACGAGAAACTCAAGAAGCTCTATGCAGAGCAGGCGCTAGAGAGGGAAATCCTCCGTGACCTGTTAAAAAAAACGAACCCACACTTGCGGATAAAATAG
- a CDS encoding M56 family metallopeptidase, with product MSLFLIERSISVGIFIIVIVCLRALLIHKVPKKVFLILWGIALFRLAIPHSILSKWNINTILNDITSRVNRDPAGQTNGIIERILLDTEEGLRPLTQDISFGQGRLSLDTITVIWFVGTISLGIFFAVNFYKNNKDLKTALPIRNQFFIDKWLSQQKFIRRIQVMTSDRLISPIACGFIKPKIILPKSLDLQDEKLLKYILTHEKMHIKHLDILWRVFSAVILCCYWFNPLVWLMHFLMIRDLELTCDERVIRTLGEQEKSSYALSLIHMAERNSKVASFNYGFSNHSTRERIVSIMKFKQTTALTLCLSLFSPQMNLDSTPLIPIE from the coding sequence ATGAGTTTATTTTTAATTGAGAGAAGTATTTCTGTAGGAATTTTCATTATTGTCATAGTGTGCTTGAGGGCTCTGTTAATCCATAAAGTGCCGAAGAAAGTGTTTTTAATACTCTGGGGTATTGCCCTGTTCAGATTGGCTATTCCTCATTCCATTTTGTCTAAATGGAATATAAACACAATATTAAACGATATAACCTCACGAGTGAATCGCGATCCCGCAGGACAAACAAATGGCATCATAGAAAGAATACTTTTGGACACAGAAGAGGGCTTAAGGCCTCTAACTCAAGACATTTCTTTTGGTCAAGGTAGGCTCTCTCTTGATACTATAACAGTCATCTGGTTTGTTGGGACAATCTCGCTGGGGATTTTTTTTGCAGTGAATTTCTACAAAAACAACAAAGATTTAAAGACGGCACTGCCTATACGCAATCAATTTTTTATTGATAAATGGCTCAGTCAGCAGAAGTTCATTCGTCGAATTCAAGTTATGACTTCAGATCGTTTGATATCTCCTATAGCTTGCGGCTTCATAAAGCCAAAGATAATATTGCCCAAATCTTTGGATTTGCAAGATGAAAAGCTTTTAAAGTATATCCTTACGCATGAGAAGATGCATATAAAGCATTTAGATATTCTATGGAGGGTATTTTCTGCAGTTATTCTCTGCTGTTACTGGTTTAATCCACTCGTGTGGCTTATGCATTTCCTCATGATTAGAGATTTAGAACTTACTTGTGATGAGAGGGTAATACGAACCTTAGGGGAGCAAGAAAAATCTAGCTATGCTTTATCTCTTATTCATATGGCAGAGAGAAATTCAAAGGTGGCCTCCTTTAATTATGGATTTAGTAACCATTCTACAAGGGAAAGGATTGTATCCATCATGAAATTTAAGCAGACAACGGCGTTAACCCTCTGTTTGTCGCTATTTAGCCCCCAAATGAACTTGGACAGTACACCCCTTATTCCGATAGAATGA
- a CDS encoding BlaI/MecI/CopY family transcriptional regulator → MKLFDAELKVMEVLWSQGALAAGQLAKILKDDIGWNRNTTYTVIKKLVDKGAVQRTDPQFICKALISREQVQEQETIGLINKMFNGSTELFFSSFINANNLSDSEIEKLKQIVENLKK, encoded by the coding sequence ATGAAATTATTTGATGCGGAGTTAAAGGTGATGGAGGTGCTGTGGAGCCAAGGAGCATTAGCAGCCGGGCAACTTGCAAAGATACTCAAGGATGATATTGGCTGGAACCGAAATACGACTTACACGGTAATTAAAAAACTGGTCGATAAGGGAGCCGTCCAAAGAACAGATCCCCAGTTTATATGTAAAGCCTTGATTTCAAGGGAACAAGTACAGGAACAGGAGACGATCGGACTTATTAATAAGATGTTTAATGGTTCTACGGAGTTGTTTTTCTCGTCCTTCATCAACGCAAATAATTTATCAGATTCGGAGATCGAAAAATTAAAGCAAATCGTTGAGAATCTGAAAAAGTGA